Proteins encoded by one window of Paenibacillus urinalis:
- a CDS encoding DEAD/DEAH box helicase translates to MSMNRTPNPFTRLAPFIQEFIYKKRWETLREAQVEACRVIFDTPNHLLIASGTASGKTEAAFFPALTELYNHPPESVGILYIGPLKALINDQFERVSDLLKEGNVPVWHWHGDVSQAEKTKLMQKPSGVLQITPESLEGLLMNRPNAIPALFHDLRYIIIDEVHAFMGADRGIQVLSQMTRIERMASCSPRRIGLSATLSDYESAAGWLGAGTAISTEVISPQGGRKLRLSVEHFSLPDARDEKQAEQLELAKQAYHQFIYDVTHLKKALVFTNSRSDAELTTLELRRIAAKREQRDVFHVHHGSISAMLREETEAALKTGQGPAVAAATVTLELGIDLGELERVIQLGAPYSSSSFVQRLGRSGRREDQASEMMFLIPEEEDEEAQLPARMPWTLLRAIAVIELYLRDKWVEPVDVRKKPVGVLYHQTMSTLKSMGEATPAELARHVLTLPSFREFTTHEYKQFLTYLLQTDHIQRTEEGSLIIGLGGEKIVNNYRFYAVFKDDEEHVVYNGSEEIGSITTVPPPGYCFSLAGKLWKVEEVDVKHKALYVKSAKGKVDTLWLGAGGDIHTKVMQKMREVLAGSTIYSYLAAGAVNRLERARRLARESGLLNSMIIPAGGDSLFILPWAGSKQFRTLERLLKHNLSQRLNLRSIVPMEPYYMVVSGKTDPITMDHAISEELLNLEDPSLLLEAEEAPYLGKYDEFVFPQLVRSAFSVDGLDVVGLAQTLGLKSK, encoded by the coding sequence ATGAGCATGAACCGGACACCCAATCCTTTTACGCGTCTGGCTCCCTTCATTCAAGAATTTATATACAAGAAGCGGTGGGAGACGCTTCGTGAAGCACAAGTGGAAGCGTGCCGTGTCATCTTTGACACACCGAATCATTTGCTGATTGCTTCGGGTACTGCTTCGGGGAAGACTGAAGCCGCTTTTTTTCCCGCACTAACAGAGCTGTATAATCATCCTCCAGAATCCGTAGGGATACTCTACATCGGACCGTTAAAGGCGCTGATCAACGATCAGTTCGAGCGCGTAAGCGATCTGCTGAAGGAAGGTAATGTACCAGTATGGCATTGGCATGGGGATGTTTCGCAAGCAGAGAAGACCAAGCTGATGCAGAAGCCTTCGGGAGTCCTCCAAATTACGCCGGAATCATTAGAAGGATTGCTTATGAATCGGCCCAATGCAATTCCAGCCCTGTTTCATGATTTAAGATACATTATCATCGATGAGGTTCATGCCTTTATGGGAGCCGATCGCGGTATACAGGTTCTGAGTCAGATGACAAGGATAGAGCGGATGGCTTCCTGTTCGCCACGTCGGATCGGCTTGTCGGCAACCTTAAGCGATTATGAATCGGCTGCAGGATGGCTTGGTGCAGGAACAGCCATATCCACTGAAGTGATTTCCCCACAAGGAGGGAGGAAGCTGAGGCTGTCTGTTGAGCATTTCTCCCTGCCGGATGCCCGGGATGAGAAGCAGGCAGAGCAGTTAGAGCTGGCCAAGCAGGCCTATCATCAATTCATATATGACGTAACTCATCTGAAGAAGGCGCTCGTGTTCACTAACAGCAGATCAGATGCGGAACTTACTACACTTGAGCTACGACGGATCGCGGCAAAAAGGGAGCAGCGTGATGTTTTCCACGTCCATCATGGCAGTATTTCCGCCATGCTGCGAGAAGAGACCGAAGCTGCACTGAAGACAGGGCAAGGACCCGCGGTGGCTGCCGCGACCGTTACACTAGAACTTGGCATTGATCTTGGTGAGTTAGAGCGAGTGATCCAGCTCGGCGCACCCTACAGCAGCTCCAGCTTCGTTCAGCGTCTGGGCCGCTCAGGCCGTAGAGAGGATCAGGCGTCAGAGATGATGTTCCTCATTCCTGAGGAAGAAGATGAAGAAGCACAGCTTCCTGCTCGGATGCCGTGGACACTGCTGCGTGCTATAGCTGTGATCGAGTTGTATCTGCGGGACAAGTGGGTAGAGCCGGTGGACGTACGGAAGAAGCCTGTCGGTGTGTTGTATCATCAGACGATGAGTACGTTAAAAAGCATGGGGGAAGCAACCCCGGCTGAGCTCGCAAGACATGTACTCACACTGCCTTCCTTTAGAGAATTTACTACGCATGAGTATAAGCAATTCCTGACGTATCTATTGCAGACGGATCATATTCAGCGTACAGAGGAGGGCAGCCTGATCATCGGACTGGGCGGGGAGAAGATTGTGAACAATTACCGGTTCTACGCAGTCTTCAAGGATGATGAGGAGCATGTTGTATATAATGGGTCGGAAGAAATCGGATCAATTACAACAGTACCGCCTCCTGGCTATTGTTTCTCTCTAGCAGGTAAGCTCTGGAAGGTCGAAGAGGTTGATGTCAAGCACAAAGCACTGTATGTCAAATCAGCTAAGGGCAAGGTCGATACACTATGGCTCGGTGCAGGAGGAGATATCCACACCAAAGTCATGCAGAAGATGCGAGAGGTCTTGGCAGGCAGCACCATATACTCATATCTAGCTGCAGGCGCAGTTAATCGGCTTGAGCGAGCTCGAAGACTGGCTCGGGAGAGCGGGCTGCTAAACAGCATGATTATACCTGCAGGAGGAGATTCGCTCTTCATTCTGCCGTGGGCGGGGAGCAAGCAGTTTCGTACCTTGGAGCGGCTGCTTAAGCATAATTTATCCCAGCGATTGAATTTACGATCTATCGTGCCTATGGAGCCGTACTATATGGTTGTTTCCGGTAAGACAGATCCGATCACCATGGATCATGCGATCAGCGAAGAGCTATTAAATCTTGAGGACCCCAGCCTGTTGCTGGAGGCGGAGGAAGCGCCATACTTAGGAAAATATGATGAATTCGTATTTCCTCAGCTTGTGCGAAGCGCCTTTAGTGTAGATGGGCTTGATGTTGTGGGTCTTGCACAGACGTTAGGATTAAAGAGCAAATAG
- a CDS encoding heme-degrading domain-containing protein, protein MLEISERIKQMELEEEELRFPSFTNETALNLGLAIIEEAKRTNKNITVEIYRSGQRLFSHAMEGTSADNEHWIRRKNNVVQHFGMSSWHVALQLREEDKNLENDYGLAFADYVAAGGGFPLIINELGQVGTITVSGLPDQEDHDLLISALRRFLAL, encoded by the coding sequence ATGCTGGAAATTAGTGAACGAATTAAACAGATGGAGCTTGAGGAAGAGGAGCTGCGTTTTCCTTCATTTACGAACGAAACTGCATTGAATTTGGGTCTGGCGATCATTGAAGAAGCCAAGAGAACGAATAAGAACATCACTGTAGAAATATATCGCTCCGGCCAGCGGCTGTTCAGTCATGCGATGGAGGGGACATCGGCTGATAACGAGCATTGGATTCGTCGCAAAAATAACGTCGTTCAGCATTTTGGCATGAGCTCCTGGCACGTGGCTCTGCAATTGCGTGAAGAAGACAAGAATCTTGAGAATGACTATGGACTTGCATTTGCTGATTATGTGGCTGCAGGCGGTGGTTTTCCCCTCATCATTAATGAATTAGGACAAGTTGGTACAATCACCGTCTCCGGCCTGCCTGATCAAGAGGATCATGATTTGCTGATTAGTGCACTTAGAAGATTTTTAGCATTATAG
- a CDS encoding extracellular solute-binding protein, which translates to MNMKLMKLAALTLCGSLLLTACGEANSAEEPPSNENGMANISWMNILHAPSPPTDTVLSKIEEVTQTNIDFAWVPDSSKEERINTSLASDSLADIVSLTMLENSSVRNALKAGVFWEVSSYLDEFPNLAAISQDMRNSASIEGKLYGIPMQKDVARNGVIIRKDWLDTLGLSVPQTTDELMEVAKAFTEQDPDGNGVKDTTGFIDRSDLVFGAFKTLGSYFGTPSSWAVSDDGKVTPEFETEGYVKTMDFMKQLYEGGYINQSFAVTAKSDQQQGFSQGKAGIYVGALFDSKNLLNSAKGVQDNMELVMVNDITSTGNKSDRAIWSTSNGVGGLLAFPKSEVKDEQELKRILQFVNDVMSEEVYTLMTYGIEGIHYSMNEDKSVTIINQKLWEQEVQPFASSRPKEPGYEVHDNDPLKTEAGRLIQDNATFAVLNPLYSLESDTYSSQGSELQKIITDATYKYILGDINLDEFKQQVQRWRKSGGDQIISEYEAAYKAVNS; encoded by the coding sequence ATGAATATGAAGTTGATGAAGCTCGCGGCACTGACCCTATGCGGCTCACTGTTGTTAACCGCTTGCGGTGAAGCAAATTCCGCTGAAGAGCCGCCTAGTAATGAAAACGGTATGGCCAATATCAGCTGGATGAATATTTTGCATGCACCGTCGCCACCGACCGATACCGTGCTAAGCAAAATTGAGGAAGTAACACAAACAAACATTGATTTTGCTTGGGTGCCCGATTCCTCGAAAGAAGAGCGAATCAATACCTCGCTTGCTTCTGACTCATTGGCCGACATTGTATCACTTACGATGCTGGAGAATTCATCCGTTCGCAATGCTTTGAAGGCAGGCGTTTTTTGGGAAGTGAGTTCCTATTTGGATGAATTCCCGAATTTGGCGGCGATCTCACAGGACATGAGAAATTCAGCGTCTATTGAAGGTAAGCTATACGGTATTCCGATGCAAAAGGATGTAGCGAGAAACGGTGTGATCATACGCAAGGATTGGCTCGATACATTAGGGCTGTCTGTACCACAGACGACAGATGAGCTGATGGAAGTGGCAAAAGCATTTACCGAACAAGACCCCGATGGCAATGGTGTGAAGGATACGACCGGTTTTATCGATCGAAGTGATCTCGTATTCGGGGCATTTAAGACGCTCGGATCTTATTTTGGAACACCTAGCAGCTGGGCTGTCAGCGATGATGGCAAGGTGACTCCCGAGTTCGAAACAGAAGGTTATGTGAAAACGATGGATTTTATGAAGCAGCTTTATGAAGGCGGTTACATTAATCAAAGCTTTGCGGTTACAGCCAAATCGGATCAGCAGCAAGGTTTCTCACAAGGTAAGGCAGGCATATATGTGGGAGCCCTATTCGACAGTAAAAACCTGCTTAACTCTGCCAAAGGAGTTCAGGATAATATGGAGCTTGTCATGGTTAACGATATCACATCTACAGGGAATAAAAGTGATCGCGCCATCTGGTCTACGAGTAATGGGGTAGGAGGACTCCTAGCTTTTCCTAAATCGGAAGTAAAGGATGAACAGGAGCTGAAGCGAATTCTTCAATTTGTAAACGATGTAATGTCTGAAGAAGTGTACACGCTAATGACTTATGGTATTGAAGGTATACATTATTCAATGAATGAAGATAAATCGGTAACCATTATTAATCAAAAATTGTGGGAACAGGAGGTTCAGCCGTTTGCCTCCTCCAGACCGAAGGAGCCCGGCTATGAAGTCCACGATAATGATCCGCTGAAAACGGAAGCAGGAAGGCTCATTCAAGATAACGCCACCTTTGCTGTACTCAACCCTCTATACTCGCTGGAGTCTGATACGTATTCCTCACAAGGGTCTGAGCTGCAAAAAATCATTACGGACGCGACCTATAAATATATTCTTGGAGATATCAATTTGGATGAATTTAAGCAGCAGGTTCAAAGATGGAGAAAGAGTGGAGGAGATCAGATCATCTCAGAATATGAAGCAGCTTATAAAGCGGTAAACAGCTAA
- a CDS encoding pectinesterase family protein: MKKIVSVLLAASMLMMTSLTGMTFAETAPAVQDERLPAVSRDYTTVENSSGTSFNSSEESATPEGEQGTVYYVNEDFEDTAVDTTPTGYTFMPNPQDTDHIVVVKDIPSDTTGNGSDKALLLYDNAVGSTEFLRKFAPQKGKFILEVDMTSPGWPGTATVLNLQDETGSKTALSIQLRKPTAPVAEPDYTLVYKRNGADYKLADPLVNNQWYNLRLVTNVAAKTADIYLDNQLVADDAPLEADLTASGIGRISTKTPGTGKGTIYYDNLKVYVEPVESPKGLTAVPGNEKAQLQWTAAEGASTYTVKRSMTEGGPYETVASGITDVSYIDEDLVNDTTYYYVVTAVGSTGKSGSSNEVTVTPSSAAIRPDPPAGIMISARSAQADLNWQGVENAISYTIKRSTNPEGPFETVASKITTTSYRDGGLDNGTTYYYVISAVSIGGEGDNSKAVTVTPTDHLSTPTVTAAPLPNGAELHWERLDGASLYEVRRSDTSEGPYQLIGTVSESTYLDSGLMIGFPYYYRVTAVSDHSRSLDSAAVGIRPSAIDGTPAAPSGLTTEPAAESVVLNWDSVSEATYYSVKRSSSENGPYELIVSDLTETSYTDSGLTNGVPYYYIVTATNAAGEGASSIPLKEVPAQVIVVAKDDAGQYSNVQDAINAVPSNSPAQTVIKIKDGTYREKISVPSDKINIRVIGESREGTILIYGDSASTLDGNGNPLGTSNSYSFRVLANDFTAERLTIQNDAGIDAGQAVALYANADRLVFRDVSLRGHQDTLYANNGRHYYKDSYIEGTVDFIFGNASAVFENSDIHSLRNGYVTAASTGAGKPGYVFINSRITADPGVTGVTLGRPWRADANVIYVNSYLGEHISPEGWNNWGNVNNEATARYGEYASYGPGANPKSRYRWTKQLTLEEAAWYTPANILSGSDGWNPVDSIDLANSNRELEALNVDGVAVPDFDPQVTDYQVELEAQSEIPIVTATAQSEKSVISIEQAENVPGSAVIHVTSQDGGVKIYEIEFVFGEDELPPVLQLEVDKPVLKARGHRMETIRVTANATDEESGIASITLVSITSNEPDNGKGDGNTNNDIQGAEYGTSDFEFELRAERSGAGSGRVYTITYEAADDAGNRTTANVTVTVEH, from the coding sequence ATGAAAAAAATAGTGTCAGTATTACTCGCTGCATCTATGCTCATGATGACTTCATTAACGGGCATGACATTTGCGGAAACAGCACCTGCTGTGCAAGATGAACGACTGCCGGCAGTCAGCAGAGATTACACGACGGTAGAGAATAGCAGTGGCACAAGCTTTAATTCTAGTGAAGAAAGCGCAACACCAGAGGGAGAACAGGGAACGGTCTATTATGTTAATGAGGATTTTGAGGACACGGCTGTCGATACAACTCCAACTGGATACACATTTATGCCGAATCCGCAGGACACGGATCATATAGTAGTGGTTAAGGACATCCCTTCCGATACCACTGGTAATGGATCAGACAAAGCCCTCTTACTATACGATAATGCGGTCGGAAGTACCGAGTTTTTACGCAAATTTGCACCGCAGAAGGGTAAGTTTATTCTGGAAGTCGATATGACCTCTCCAGGCTGGCCAGGTACCGCAACCGTTCTCAATCTTCAGGACGAGACAGGAAGCAAAACGGCCTTGTCCATCCAATTACGCAAACCAACAGCGCCTGTTGCAGAGCCAGATTACACATTGGTTTACAAAAGAAATGGAGCAGATTACAAACTCGCCGATCCTTTAGTTAATAATCAATGGTACAACCTGAGATTAGTGACGAACGTAGCAGCGAAGACTGCAGATATTTATCTAGATAATCAGCTAGTGGCAGATGATGCGCCACTTGAAGCAGATCTGACAGCTTCAGGAATAGGCCGGATCTCTACCAAAACGCCAGGAACGGGTAAAGGAACGATCTACTATGACAATCTTAAAGTATATGTAGAGCCGGTAGAGAGTCCGAAGGGACTCACTGCAGTACCCGGCAACGAAAAAGCCCAGCTCCAATGGACGGCTGCTGAAGGCGCTTCTACTTATACTGTCAAGAGGAGCATGACAGAAGGCGGTCCTTATGAAACTGTTGCGAGTGGAATTACTGATGTTTCCTATATTGATGAGGACTTGGTGAATGATACAACTTATTATTACGTCGTGACTGCAGTGGGATCAACGGGAAAGAGTGGCTCTTCGAATGAAGTGACAGTAACTCCTTCCTCGGCAGCCATCAGACCCGATCCACCCGCGGGAATTATGATCTCCGCTCGAAGCGCGCAAGCTGATTTAAATTGGCAGGGTGTTGAGAATGCCATCAGCTATACGATTAAGCGAAGCACGAATCCGGAAGGTCCATTTGAGACGGTTGCATCGAAGATAACCACAACCTCCTACAGAGACGGTGGATTGGATAATGGAACGACGTATTATTACGTCATTTCTGCGGTAAGCATTGGTGGAGAAGGTGACAACTCCAAAGCGGTAACAGTAACACCTACAGATCATCTATCGACCCCAACGGTTACAGCAGCACCGCTGCCTAATGGAGCAGAGCTCCATTGGGAGAGGTTAGATGGCGCGTCACTTTATGAAGTGCGTCGTTCCGATACTTCGGAAGGTCCCTATCAATTAATTGGAACCGTATCCGAATCTACGTATCTTGATTCCGGACTCATGATCGGATTTCCGTATTATTACAGAGTCACTGCAGTGAGCGACCACTCGCGTAGTCTCGATTCAGCAGCCGTAGGCATCCGTCCATCTGCTATCGACGGCACACCTGCAGCACCTTCTGGATTGACAACTGAACCGGCAGCCGAGAGTGTGGTACTGAATTGGGATTCCGTCTCAGAGGCAACATATTATTCTGTCAAACGGAGCAGTTCAGAGAATGGTCCATATGAGCTGATTGTAAGCGATCTAACCGAGACAAGCTACACGGACAGCGGACTCACGAATGGGGTTCCTTACTACTATATTGTTACGGCTACAAACGCTGCGGGGGAGGGAGCTTCCTCTATTCCCTTAAAAGAGGTACCTGCACAGGTGATTGTAGTTGCTAAAGACGACGCCGGACAATATTCTAATGTGCAAGATGCCATTAATGCGGTCCCAAGCAACAGTCCGGCTCAGACGGTAATTAAAATTAAAGACGGCACGTATCGGGAGAAAATCAGTGTACCATCCGATAAAATCAATATACGTGTAATCGGAGAAAGCAGAGAAGGCACGATACTGATCTATGGAGACTCTGCCAGCACCTTAGATGGGAATGGGAACCCGCTGGGAACTTCCAACAGTTATAGCTTCAGGGTTCTGGCGAATGATTTCACAGCGGAGCGGTTAACTATACAAAATGATGCAGGCATTGATGCGGGCCAGGCAGTCGCGTTATATGCCAATGCAGATCGACTCGTATTCCGGGATGTCAGCTTGCGAGGACATCAGGATACGTTATACGCTAATAATGGACGTCATTATTATAAGGACAGCTATATCGAGGGAACTGTAGATTTCATATTTGGAAATGCTTCTGCTGTATTTGAAAATAGTGACATCCATAGTCTCCGTAATGGTTATGTCACGGCGGCTTCGACTGGTGCAGGAAAGCCAGGTTATGTATTCATTAATAGCCGGATTACAGCAGATCCAGGCGTAACAGGAGTAACACTGGGAAGACCATGGCGTGCTGATGCCAATGTTATTTACGTGAACAGCTACCTTGGTGAGCATATATCTCCAGAAGGCTGGAATAACTGGGGCAATGTGAATAATGAAGCCACTGCACGTTATGGCGAGTATGCGAGTTATGGACCTGGAGCCAATCCGAAGAGCAGATATCGCTGGACTAAGCAGTTAACACTTGAAGAGGCGGCATGGTATACGCCGGCTAACATTTTGAGTGGAAGTGATGGCTGGAACCCGGTTGATTCAATTGACTTGGCTAATAGTAATCGGGAGCTGGAAGCATTGAATGTGGATGGTGTGGCTGTACCTGATTTTGATCCTCAGGTGACTGATTACCAAGTTGAGCTGGAAGCCCAAAGTGAGATCCCAATCGTTACTGCTACAGCTCAATCAGAGAAGTCTGTCATTTCGATCGAGCAAGCAGAGAACGTTCCTGGAAGTGCGGTTATCCATGTAACTTCTCAGGACGGAGGCGTCAAAATCTATGAGATCGAATTTGTCTTCGGCGAGGATGAATTGCCCCCTGTTCTACAGCTTGAAGTGGATAAGCCTGTCCTCAAGGCAAGAGGGCATCGAATGGAGACGATTCGAGTCACTGCTAACGCAACCGATGAGGAATCTGGAATAGCTTCCATCACTCTCGTATCCATTACCAGCAATGAACCTGACAATGGAAAAGGCGACGGAAACACGAATAATGATATTCAGGGAGCAGAATATGGTACTTCAGATTTTGAATTTGAATTAAGGGCAGAGCGTTCAGGCGCTGGTTCAGGGCGAGTGTATACAATAACGTATGAGGCTGCTGATGATGCCGGTAATCGAACCACTGCGAATGTAACCGTCACTGTTGAACACTGA
- a CDS encoding helix-turn-helix transcriptional regulator gives MIPFYEIRAGDLIIKHNARQLTFPAHLHGHIEILYVFSGKQRIQINESAYEVQEGEAALILPDIVHRYYRVGQDPADAMLIIFNPRILGGIFPDLIQFQPATPLISRANIHQDAAYALNQIVKSEDFAAKLGFTYIIMSHLLRQIELTERPRIPVQDMSKKIMEYLANHFTEPITLDSLAAEFSVSKYYISRIFSERIKMNFRNYLALLRVEYASTLIRTTDASFTTISSNAGFDSQRTFNRVFQSIYGMTPREFRNNVTKYLK, from the coding sequence ATGATACCTTTTTATGAAATTCGTGCTGGTGATTTGATTATTAAACATAATGCGAGACAGCTCACGTTTCCTGCTCATCTGCATGGACATATCGAAATCCTGTATGTTTTCTCCGGTAAACAGCGAATACAAATAAATGAAAGCGCATACGAAGTGCAAGAAGGCGAGGCAGCGTTAATATTACCGGACATTGTACACAGGTACTATAGAGTTGGACAGGATCCCGCAGACGCCATGCTGATTATATTTAATCCTCGTATCCTTGGAGGTATCTTTCCTGATCTGATTCAATTTCAACCGGCTACACCTTTAATATCGAGAGCCAATATTCATCAAGATGCAGCTTATGCTCTCAATCAAATTGTCAAAAGCGAGGATTTTGCTGCAAAATTGGGGTTTACTTATATCATCATGTCACATCTTCTTCGCCAAATCGAACTCACTGAGAGGCCGCGAATACCTGTCCAGGACATGTCTAAAAAAATTATGGAATACTTAGCTAATCACTTTACCGAGCCGATTACACTAGATTCCCTTGCTGCTGAATTCTCTGTCAGCAAATACTATATCTCTCGCATCTTTTCGGAACGGATAAAAATGAACTTCCGAAATTATCTTGCCCTTCTCCGTGTCGAATACGCTTCAACGTTGATTCGTACCACAGACGCATCCTTTACGACCATTAGCAGCAATGCTGGATTTGATAGTCAACGAACCTTCAATCGAGTATTTCAGAGCATATACGGCATGACGCCGAGAGAGTTTAGAAATAACGTTACAAAATACCTGAAATGA
- a CDS encoding DJ-1/PfpI family protein, whose protein sequence is MKIGFVLFNGMTSMDFTGFYEAITWLGILKAKENVSWTFCSDREEVTDDRGLTMKVNEVGPDLSKFDLVFVPGGMVTRELRNDKAFIDWIRTAENAPYKVSVCTGALLLGAAGFLEGKRATTNSSAYDLLAPYCEEVIEARVVRDDRVITGGGVTASIDLGLYIIEWLTNEATARLVQKKLEYPYYQAGKLSDVYKLHEA, encoded by the coding sequence ATGAAGATTGGATTTGTACTTTTCAACGGCATGACAAGCATGGACTTTACTGGATTTTACGAGGCTATCACCTGGTTAGGCATATTAAAGGCGAAAGAGAACGTATCATGGACCTTTTGTTCGGACAGGGAAGAAGTAACAGATGATCGGGGACTAACGATGAAGGTGAATGAAGTAGGTCCGGATCTAAGCAAGTTTGATCTTGTCTTTGTCCCTGGAGGAATGGTGACGAGAGAACTTCGGAATGACAAGGCTTTTATCGATTGGATCCGGACTGCCGAGAATGCTCCATATAAGGTGTCTGTCTGCACAGGTGCGTTATTGCTGGGAGCTGCAGGTTTTCTTGAAGGAAAACGAGCCACCACCAACTCTTCGGCTTACGATTTGCTGGCTCCGTACTGCGAGGAAGTTATTGAAGCACGCGTCGTTAGGGATGATAGGGTAATAACCGGCGGTGGGGTGACGGCCTCTATCGATTTGGGTTTATATATCATCGAGTGGCTTACAAATGAAGCTACGGCACGACTTGTACAGAAGAAGCTTGAATATCCATATTATCAGGCAGGTAAACTGAGTGATGTATATAAGTTGCACGAAGCTTAG
- a CDS encoding LytTR family transcriptional regulator DNA-binding domain-containing protein — translation MELVIESDSHIGIKMSNEESAALFDLISGKLQPTSGSIRRETSSILAASQDDGLYDTLTVYSYLTFFKRIAYFPHPLEEYIAAFSLSDVWRTKIKKLTEDQKKRVSLFRMFLFRADIILVQNPLHNLTAEGIELYLTALEYLRSHHTATLITSNSIEELLLLSRDIYRYNRLMGLEKTDLVNEPIPVTSEQNESIKFTPNNVFKVSSKLADKTIFFSPDEIDYIESINSVSNIRIDEDYFPTDLTMNELEEKLTKFGFFRCHRSFLVNLQRVSELISYSKNSYTLILKGNSDVKLPLSRSRLEEMKQLIEI, via the coding sequence ATGGAGCTCGTTATTGAGAGTGACTCACATATCGGCATCAAAATGTCCAATGAAGAAAGTGCAGCGCTATTTGATCTAATCTCGGGGAAGCTTCAGCCAACAAGTGGGTCGATTCGGAGAGAAACGAGTTCCATTCTAGCAGCCAGCCAGGATGATGGCTTATACGATACGCTGACGGTCTACAGCTACTTAACGTTTTTTAAACGGATCGCCTATTTTCCTCATCCATTAGAAGAATATATTGCCGCTTTTTCTCTATCCGATGTTTGGCGGACAAAGATTAAGAAATTGACAGAAGACCAGAAGAAGAGGGTCAGCTTATTTCGCATGTTTCTATTCCGCGCGGATATAATATTAGTTCAGAATCCACTCCATAATCTAACAGCCGAAGGAATCGAGCTCTATTTAACGGCACTGGAATATCTTCGTTCACATCATACGGCCACCTTAATTACATCGAACTCTATAGAAGAGTTATTGCTGTTAAGCCGTGATATATATCGATATAACCGATTGATGGGACTTGAGAAAACGGACCTTGTCAATGAACCGATCCCTGTTACATCTGAACAGAATGAGAGCATTAAATTTACGCCAAACAATGTATTCAAGGTCAGCAGCAAGCTGGCAGATAAGACGATCTTTTTTAGTCCAGACGAAATTGATTATATCGAGAGCATCAACAGTGTAAGTAATATTCGCATCGATGAGGATTACTTCCCGACGGATTTAACGATGAACGAACTGGAAGAGAAGTTAACTAAATTTGGTTTCTTCCGATGTCACCGATCTTTTTTAGTCAATTTGCAGCGCGTGTCTGAATTGATCAGTTATTCTAAAAATAGTTATACCTTGATCTTGAAAGGGAATTCGGATGTGAAGCTTCCCCTCTCCCGCAGCCGGCTGGAGGAAATGAAACAATTAATTGAAATTTAA
- a CDS encoding ABC transporter ATP-binding protein, translating into MDRNTVIYAEQLSKKFKDESALKGLDFSVQSGEIFGFLGPSGSGKTTTIKILTGQLAQTSGRAIVLGKPVEQMNERSYEQMGMVTDHSGIYEKMSVYSNLNLFAKILGVKKEHVDSLLQRVGLLEHKHKPAGKLSKGMTQRLVLARAILHQPKVLFLDEPTSGLDPSTAISVHELLIELKEKGTAIFLTTHNMEEASTLCDHVALLNDGLIVEYGTPKALCLKYNQNKSYRILLKDEKELTLPHSEETGRRINQWMADDQLVTIHSNEPTLEKVFLELTGRELH; encoded by the coding sequence ATGGACAGAAATACGGTGATTTACGCTGAACAATTATCCAAAAAATTCAAAGACGAGTCTGCTCTGAAAGGGCTCGATTTTTCAGTACAGTCAGGAGAAATTTTTGGCTTTCTTGGACCTTCTGGTTCAGGGAAAACAACGACGATCAAAATATTGACAGGACAATTAGCACAAACTTCAGGAAGAGCCATCGTGTTAGGTAAGCCAGTTGAACAAATGAATGAACGTAGTTATGAACAGATGGGTATGGTTACAGATCATAGTGGCATTTATGAAAAAATGTCGGTGTACAGCAATTTGAATTTATTCGCCAAAATTTTGGGGGTCAAGAAAGAACATGTAGATTCTCTCCTACAGAGAGTTGGTTTATTGGAGCACAAGCATAAACCAGCCGGCAAATTATCGAAGGGCATGACTCAGCGCTTAGTTCTCGCACGAGCGATTCTGCATCAGCCGAAGGTGCTCTTTTTGGATGAACCTACAAGCGGGCTAGATCCGAGTACAGCAATTTCTGTGCATGAATTACTAATCGAGTTAAAAGAGAAAGGGACGGCTATTTTTCTAACGACTCATAATATGGAAGAAGCATCGACCTTGTGTGATCATGTTGCATTGCTAAATGATGGTCTGATTGTAGAGTATGGGACCCCAAAAGCGTTATGTCTCAAGTACAATCAGAATAAAAGCTATCGCATTTTGTTAAAGGATGAGAAGGAGCTGACACTACCGCATTCCGAAGAAACAGGCCGAAGAATAAATCAATGGATGGCTGATGATCAGCTTGTTACGATACATTCTAATGAACCGACACTTGAAAAAGTCTTCTTGGAATTGACGGGGAGGGAACTACATTGA